Proteins from a single region of Ogataea parapolymorpha DL-1 chromosome IV, whole genome shotgun sequence:
- a CDS encoding Cell wall integrity and stress response component 4 → MLIGRHFGLTRFFMLIWFFLVSLGSALEQALCSRENTGSVTTSNIWMSNGYCSNFCNQYRYAIVQGENCWCSNTAPGDTSDLDNCDTTCPGYGYENCGGDGYYGYIQLANNSNDPESSSSSAGPSSTAGGSISSSTANSGSFSSSETSPSETPSSDSTYAGANSASSSSEKEQTSATTGSSSSSRSATSSTASSTTPSSSSSSPSSTTSSSSSLSSTTSASSESSSSTSSSSSPASSSTSSTLSQLLAFSTSSYLSSAQGSGISTALVTTMIKTTITYTPASSATEVNQSSLSGTPIATNKNSSSFFDHKGRVAAVFSVVGIVSLALILLLTFILRRLYLNKHKGPIAIESDTESFEKPVIIGTLPNTPTPSSPPPSASAKKASMFTLHRKSSSAPTAVQRPTPLSDMVMVDQRLDPHSELYNNNNFSTRSLSDQVDYSRKVLRVANPDA, encoded by the coding sequence ATGCTGATTGGCAGACATTTTGGGCTGACCCGCTTCTTCATGTTGATCtggttcttcttggtgtcCCTCGGGTCTGCCTTGGAGCAGGCGCTATGCTCTAGGGAAAACACTGGATCGGTGACTACTAGTAATATCTGGATGTCAAATGGGTACTGTTCCAACTTTTGTAACCAATACCGCTACGCCATTGTCCAAGGAGAAAACTGTTGGTGCTCGAATACGGCGCCAGGCGACACCAGCGACCTGGATAATTGCGACACTACCTGTCCCGGGTATGGATACGAGAACTGCGGAGGAGATGGCTATTACGGATACATCCAACTGGCAAACAATTCTAATGATCCGGAGTCTTCAAGTTCCTCCGCCGGCCCATCAAGCACTGCTGGTGGTAGCATATCGAGCTCGACCGCCAACAGTGGatcgttttcttcttccgAAACCAGTCCAAGTGAAACACCGTCCTCGGATTCCACATATGCGGGTGCAAATTCTGCTTCATCTTCGTCTGAAAAAGAACAGACCTCCGCCACCACAGgctcgtcatcatcgtcaagATCCGCCACTTCCTCCACTGCGTCGTCGACCACAccttcgtcctcctcctcatccCCCTCTTCGACtacctcctcctcctcctcacTTTCCTCCACGACGTCTGCATCGTCAGAATCGTCCTCTTCCACctcttcatcgtcgtcTCCTGCCTCATCGTCCACCTCTTCGACCTTGTCACAATTGCTTGCGTTCTCCACCTCATCGTACCTCAGCTCTGCACAGGGATCAGGCATCTCCACAGCTCTTGTAACCACGATGATTAAAACAACCATCACCTACACGCCAGCATCGTCAGCCACCGAGGTCAACCAAAGCTCGCTGTCCGGCACACCTATTGCCACAAACAAAAATAGCTCGTCGTTTTTCGATCACAAAGGAAGAGTCGCCGCAGTATTTTCGGTGGTTGGCATTGTATCTCTCGCTCTGATACTGCTATTGACTTTCATTCTTAGAAGACTGTATTTGAACAAGCATAAAGGACCGATCGCCATTGAGTCAGACACagaaagctttgaaaaGCCCGTCATTATCGGCACGCTGCCAAACACCCCAACACCATCGAGTCCACCGCCGTCTGCTTCAGCAAAAAAGGCCTCAATGTTCACGCTGCACCGCAAATCGAGCTCGGCCCCCACTGCTGTCCAACGGCCAACCCCACTCTCGGACATGGTGATGGTTGACCAGAGACTGGACCCCCACAGTGAACTTTACAATAATAATAATTTCTCTACTCGAAGCCTGAGTGATCAGGTCGATTACAGCAGGAAAGTGCTTCGGGTAGCGAACCCTGACGCCTGA